The nucleotide sequence TGTGGGTTTGCTAGCTGGCTGTTGAGCGGTAGCTGTTAGCGACAGTTTCGCCTGCTTGATCATGGAAAAAAGCTTGGGGCCGTCCACCAATTGAACATTGCGACCTTCTGCAAACGCTTTCGCATCGTCAGTAAATCGCCCGGAAGTGACAACAAATCCGCCAGTAGCGCCTTTTGCAGCCATCACACCGTACAGTTCCCGCACCACATCCACACCGACTTTGTAGGCTTTCCACTGCTTGCACTGGACAAGAAATTTCTCGCTGCCCTTGGTCAAAGCCAAGTCAATGCCTCCATCGGCTCCACCACCTCCGGTTTCGGTGACGCGGTAACCCTGCAATCTGTACGCTTCGCCGACAAGCATTTCAAACTCACGCCATGACATGCCGTCAAGAGCACTGGCGCTTTGCGCCTGAGCGACATCTGTGACCAAAGTAGTCCGCTGTTTGCGTCGAACCAATGACATAGCGGCACCAACCAAGCCGACAAGCGGAACCAGATACTGCCCAATCGAAGCGAAGCTTGTGAATACCGTTTGCGTAATGAGGTTACCGACTTGTCCTGGCTGGACAGCCGTCACGTGAACCGGAGCGGCCATGCGGTGCAGAACCACATAGCCAATTGCGGCAATTGCAACACCAGCCCACCATGGCATCAATGACACCAAATCGAGCATGTCCTCTAAGGGACTTGTTTTACGCTTTCTAGCCATCGAAATCTCCCTGCGCTTATTCTCTTTAATGTCATTTGTGCTTGAGTCAGTCCAATAAATGCCGGCCCGAGTCGCAATCTCAGGAAAGATTATCTGCTGACAAAGCTTGGGCAAATTGCGATCAATTTCAGCAAGCACTCTTTTCTGACTTCCAACGCCCAGACTTTGCTGTCAATCCACCGGGGACACATCTTCGGCCACGTCGCAGGCGGCACATTTTCACACGTCATAATCATCTGAAACGGGGTCAAGCTTCATTGATTCCAAGGGAAATTCATGCTCGAAGACATCAAAAAAACACTCTGGGCAACGGCTGACAAGCTGCGTGCCAACATGGACGCGGCCGAATACAAGCATTTGGTGCTGGGCCTCATCTTCGTCAAGTACATCTCGGACACGTTCGCCGCCCGCCGTGCTGAGCTAACCACGCGCCTCACCAACCCGGCAGACGACTACTTCTTTGCCAACGCAACTCCGGCCGATCTGGAGCAGGAGCTGGAAGACCGCGACTATTACAAAGAGGTCAACGCTTTTTGGGTACCGGAACCCGCTCGGTGGGAAAGCCTGCGAGCCGCCGCCAAACAGCCGGACATTGGCAAGCGCATCGACGAAGCCCTGACGCTGATCGAGACGGAAAACGCCAAGCTCAAAGGCATTTTGGACAAACGCTATGCCCGCGCACAGTTACCCGATGGCAAATTGGGCGAGTTGGTGGACTTGGTTTCCACCATTGGTTTTGGCGACAACCCCAGCACGGCTCGTGACATTTTGGGTCAGGTATACGAGTATTTTCTTGGAATGTTTGCCAGCGCAGAGGGCAAGCGCGGCGGGCAGTTCTACACCCCGGCCAGTATCGTCAAAACACTGGTGGCGGTACTCAGCCCGCACAGCGGACAGGTTTATGACCCCTGCTGCGGCTCAGGTGGCATGTTCGTTCAGTCAGAAAAGTTCATTGAAGCCCATGGCGGCAAGCTAGGCGATGTATCCATCTATGGTCAAGAAGCTAACCCCACCACGTGGCGGCTGGCGGCCATGAACCTAGCCATTCGCGGCATTGACTTCAACTTGGGCCGCGAACCGGGCGACACCTTCACCCGCAACCAGCATGCCGACCTGCGGGCCGACTTCATTCTGGCCAACCCGCCTTTCAATATCAGCGACTGGTGGCATGGTAGCCTGACCGGCGACCCGCGCTGGGTGTATGGCGACCCGCCGCAGGGCAATGCAAATTACGCTTGGTTGCAGCACATGTTGCACCATCTCAAGCCAACTGGCCGTGCTGGAATAGTGCTCGCCAACGGCTCCATGAGTTCCAGCCAGAACAGTGAAGGCACCATCCGCGCCGCCATGGTGGACGCCGACGTGGTGGAAGTGATGGTGGCGCTACCCGGCCAACTGTTCTTCAACACCCAGATTCCGGCCTGCCTGTGGTTTCTGGTCAAGCAGAAGACCAAGCGCAAGGGCGAAGTGCTGTTTGTGGATGCCCGCAAGCTGGCGACCATGATTAGCCGCGTGCAAAGCGAGTTCACAGATGAGGTAATCGAGCGAATTGCCACGACCGTGGCTGCGTGGCGCGGTGAACCTGATGCAGGCGAGTATCAAGACATTGCTGGTTTTTGTCGCAGCGTCCCGTTGGCAGAGATTGCGCAGCATGGTCACGTGCTCACTCCGGGCCGCTACGTTGGCGCGGAGGAAGTGGAAGATAACGATGAAGACTTTACTGTCAAGATGCAGCAACTCACCGAAAAGCTGGGTGAGCAGATGTCTAGGGGTGCTGAACTTGACCAGTTAATCCGACAAAAGCTCGGAGGGTTGGGGTATGAGTTCTGAGTGGAACACCTCGACTATCGGGGCAGTTTGTGTAAAGGTCTTTTCTGGTGGGACGCCAAAGTCAACCAATACTGAATATTACGGTGGGTCGATACCGTGGCTCCGAACGAAGGAAGTTAACTACGGTAAGGTATATGAGACAGAGCAGCACATCACGCAATTAGGCTTGGAGAATTCATCAGCGAAGCTTGTGCCGGTGAACGCTGTAATTGTTGCTATGTACGGCAATGGAGAT is from Rhodoferax aquaticus and encodes:
- a CDS encoding restriction endonuclease — protein: MARKRKTSPLEDMLDLVSLMPWWAGVAIAAIGYVVLHRMAAPVHVTAVQPGQVGNLITQTVFTSFASIGQYLVPLVGLVGAAMSLVRRKQRTTLVTDVAQAQSASALDGMSWREFEMLVGEAYRLQGYRVTETGGGGADGGIDLALTKGSEKFLVQCKQWKAYKVGVDVVRELYGVMAAKGATGGFVVTSGRFTDDAKAFAEGRNVQLVDGPKLFSMIKQAKLSLTATAQQPASKPTMAQSKAVIEPICPQCGSSMVKRTARKGGNAGGEFWGCSKFPTCKGVRQLG
- a CDS encoding type I restriction-modification system subunit M; the protein is MLEDIKKTLWATADKLRANMDAAEYKHLVLGLIFVKYISDTFAARRAELTTRLTNPADDYFFANATPADLEQELEDRDYYKEVNAFWVPEPARWESLRAAAKQPDIGKRIDEALTLIETENAKLKGILDKRYARAQLPDGKLGELVDLVSTIGFGDNPSTARDILGQVYEYFLGMFASAEGKRGGQFYTPASIVKTLVAVLSPHSGQVYDPCCGSGGMFVQSEKFIEAHGGKLGDVSIYGQEANPTTWRLAAMNLAIRGIDFNLGREPGDTFTRNQHADLRADFILANPPFNISDWWHGSLTGDPRWVYGDPPQGNANYAWLQHMLHHLKPTGRAGIVLANGSMSSSQNSEGTIRAAMVDADVVEVMVALPGQLFFNTQIPACLWFLVKQKTKRKGEVLFVDARKLATMISRVQSEFTDEVIERIATTVAAWRGEPDAGEYQDIAGFCRSVPLAEIAQHGHVLTPGRYVGAEEVEDNDEDFTVKMQQLTEKLGEQMSRGAELDQLIRQKLGGLGYEF